A single genomic interval of Armigeres subalbatus isolate Guangzhou_Male chromosome 1, GZ_Asu_2, whole genome shotgun sequence harbors:
- the LOC134214754 gene encoding uncharacterized protein LOC134214754: MASKNRSNVELFDYFKNKKWISEDGKEMSAVTCNLCNDPERTIKCSAKWNLKRHIILKHKDKAIELGFQEEAVCSDSSISLTTAPGTKKRVSFTVDPNRYIMNLVQWVTVGNVPLQFFNLECVQEVLHPIHDSLKIGHMNRHNVIQYIHEVTTKLVKFISLELNGKQISIKADIASRKGRTILGINAQFIKQGQIVVRTLVMCERFDRNTAENIMEEVLKALSTFGVELAQVYSITTDNGSNMLKASKLLRNCQELNDNIMDECEDIDANKSYLDTVQDDITDIDDELSER, translated from the coding sequence ATGGCTTCTAAAAACCGATCAAATGTGGAATTGTTTgattatttcaaaaataaaaagtggATTTCGGAAGATGGAAAAGAGATGAGTGCAGTAACATGTAATCTGTGCAACGATCCTGAAAGAACAATTAAATGTTCCGCCAAATGGAATTTGAAACGGCACATTATTCTCAAGCACAAGGACAAGGCAATAGAACTTGGTTTTCAGGAGGAAGCTGTGTGCTCCGATTCTTCAATATCGTTAACAACTGCTCCAGGAACTAAGAAGAGAGTTTCTTTTACAGTAGATCCGAATCGCTACATAATGAATTTGGTGCAATGGGTAACAGTTGGCAACGTACCTCTTCAGTTTTTCAATCTGGAATGCGTTCAGGAAGTTCTCCATCCGATTCACGAttcattgaaaattggtcatatGAATCGTCATAACGTTATCCAGTACATTCACGAGGTTACTACAAAACTAGTAAAATTCATTTCCTTGGAGTTGAATGGAAAGCAAATTTCGATTAAAGCAGATATTGCCTCACGAAAGGGTAGAACAATACTCGGAATCAATGCACAATTTATTAAGCAAGGTCAAATTGTCGTTCGTACATTGGTTATGTGCGAAAGATTCGACAGGAACACGGCTGAGAACATCATGGAAGAAGTTTTGAAAGCGCTGTCGACATTCGGCGTCGAATTGGCCCAAGTGTATAGTATCACTACTGACAATGGCAGCAACATGCTGAAAGCCTCAAAACTTCTCCGGAACTGCCAGGAGCTTAACGATAACATCATGGATGAATGTGAGGATATCGATGCCAATAAAAGTTACTTGGATACTGTACAAGATGACATAACGGACATTGATGACGAACTCTCAGAAAGGTAA